A single Pseudanabaenaceae cyanobacterium SKYG29 DNA region contains:
- a CDS encoding diguanylate cyclase, which produces MRLLQFLSLLSGETSIPPEGRKDFIREVTFRNYARSKVLVWFTFILAVGICVGVVYITKRLPILEFSLAGFVIWLQVFLVFSSSAFLYLSSVEDALTVPELQARHEKLWYSYGIALLFYTNVMFLLNWIQTGFVTAYIIGIFIFAVFFYYPNRSGFLIFSLNALFYFICITFIPSQATMNKPIYLTNAWLSGIVVTGAAWLFNRLLLDSQLRDFRSRKKIEQQAQELRNANEQLQRLAMIDGLTQVSNRRLFDEKLEQEWRRLSRSESPLSIILCDVDYFKKYNDTYGHLAGDACLKEVAKAIQLAVRRPADVVARYGGEEFAVILPETGAAGALHVAEKILQQVSSLKIPHRTSSVADHVTVSVGIATTIPSMDMQPTQLLQKADESLYRAKQGGRNRVVHQSLTLVP; this is translated from the coding sequence ATGCGCCTTCTCCAGTTTCTCAGTCTTCTCAGTGGCGAGACCAGCATCCCTCCTGAGGGGCGTAAAGACTTCATCAGGGAAGTCACCTTTAGGAATTATGCCCGATCGAAGGTCTTAGTTTGGTTTACCTTTATCTTAGCAGTAGGAATTTGTGTCGGTGTTGTCTATATTACCAAGCGCTTACCTATCCTAGAGTTCAGTTTGGCGGGGTTTGTCATTTGGCTGCAGGTATTTCTGGTATTTAGCTCCTCAGCGTTTTTGTACCTATCCTCCGTTGAAGATGCTCTTACTGTTCCGGAATTACAAGCTCGCCATGAAAAACTCTGGTATAGCTATGGCATTGCCCTACTGTTTTATACCAATGTCATGTTTCTGTTGAACTGGATACAAACGGGCTTTGTCACTGCTTACATCATTGGTATTTTTATTTTTGCTGTTTTCTTCTACTACCCCAACCGATCGGGGTTTTTAATTTTTAGTCTCAATGCTCTCTTCTACTTCATCTGCATTACTTTTATTCCCAGTCAAGCCACCATGAATAAACCCATTTACTTAACTAACGCTTGGCTCTCGGGCATTGTGGTAACAGGAGCAGCTTGGTTATTTAATCGATTGTTACTGGACTCCCAACTGCGGGATTTTCGCAGCCGTAAAAAAATTGAACAACAAGCGCAAGAACTGCGCAATGCTAACGAACAATTGCAACGCCTAGCTATGATTGATGGCTTGACCCAGGTGTCCAACCGCCGTCTGTTTGACGAAAAATTGGAGCAGGAATGGCGCAGACTCAGCCGATCGGAAAGTCCTCTGTCCATAATTCTCTGTGATGTGGATTACTTCAAAAAGTACAATGATACCTACGGGCACCTGGCAGGGGATGCCTGCCTCAAGGAAGTGGCAAAGGCGATTCAACTGGCTGTCAGACGCCCCGCCGATGTTGTTGCTAGGTACGGGGGGGAAGAATTTGCCGTCATTTTGCCTGAAACTGGGGCAGCGGGAGCATTACACGTAGCCGAAAAAATTTTACAGCAGGTCAGTAGCTTAAAAATTCCCCACCGCACCTCCAGTGTTGCTGACCATGTCACTGTCAGTGTGGGGATTGCCACGACTATACCCAGCATGGATATGCAGCCCACCCAACTGCTACAAAAAGCGGATGAATCCCTCTACCGTGCCAAGCAAGGTGGTAGAAATAGAGTAGTACATCAGTCATTGACCCTAGTGCCATGA
- a CDS encoding low molecular weight phosphotyrosine protein phosphatase, with protein sequence MPKKLLFVCLGNICRSPAAENIMNFLIKQRGLEGEIICDSAGTAGYHIGAPPDRRMQKAARARGIEMVGSARQLEPMDLREYDLILAMDYSNYRDILSLDPQGKYHDKVRMMCSYCRQYKVREVPDPYYGGEEGFNYVLDLLLDACEGLLESLTK encoded by the coding sequence ATGCCTAAGAAATTACTGTTTGTCTGCCTCGGCAATATTTGCCGATCGCCTGCAGCCGAGAATATCATGAATTTCCTCATAAAACAGCGGGGACTGGAAGGGGAAATCATTTGTGACTCAGCGGGGACAGCGGGTTACCACATCGGTGCACCTCCCGATCGGCGGATGCAGAAAGCGGCTAGGGCAAGGGGAATTGAGATGGTGGGGTCAGCTAGGCAGTTAGAACCAATGGATTTGCGGGAATATGATTTAATTTTGGCGATGGATTACAGTAACTATCGCGATATTCTCAGTCTTGACCCCCAGGGCAAGTATCACGATAAGGTAAGGATGATGTGTAGTTATTGCCGCCAGTACAAGGTGAGGGAAGTGCCAGACCCCTACTATGGTGGGGAGGAGGGTTTTAATTATGTCCTGGATTTGCTGTTGGATGCCTGTGAGGGCTTATTGGAGTCGTTAACTAAGTAG
- a CDS encoding DUF751 family protein, translating to MKDFFVNVSRYPRYLISIMLGVIWFALQPLAPLLRKPVTAIALISATISATICLVLILRAMLGLDSL from the coding sequence ATGAAGGACTTTTTTGTCAACGTCAGTCGTTACCCCCGCTACCTAATTTCCATCATGTTGGGGGTGATTTGGTTTGCCCTCCAGCCCCTCGCTCCCCTACTGCGAAAACCTGTGACCGCAATTGCCCTCATCAGTGCTACCATTAGTGCCACAATTTGTCTAGTCCTAATTTTACGGGCCATGTTGGGGCTAGATAGTCTCTAA
- a CDS encoding DUF4336 domain-containing protein, which translates to MHLSRFWGYWFLLPLYPYSQRPTLCREIVPDRVWVFDQLQGILYAVVPIRMTVVALGGGGLLVYAPVAPTQECLSLLQPLIDRYGDVKHIILPTTSGLEHKVYLPAFRRRFPQAQVWLAPGQWSFPINLPSSWLGIQGEVIREGVTPWGTEFDHAILQIDLGKGNFAEIALYHKPTRSLLLTDLVIAFSLEPPEILTVDPFPLLFHSRDTAAEMPTDTPEHRRKGWHRIALFATYFRPAAVQSLSLWATVKQALSSPDRSPRNYFGLYPFRWQHNWEESFYHLWGGGRPIVAPILQELILPQAPYAVKNWLDRVCQWDFTQIIPCHLKAPIPATAQDLRQAFENTKLPDSDTKFVMELEAFLVEKGIARPRPKS; encoded by the coding sequence ATGCACTTATCCCGTTTTTGGGGGTATTGGTTTTTATTACCCCTCTACCCCTATAGTCAACGCCCCACTCTCTGTCGGGAAATTGTCCCCGATCGGGTTTGGGTGTTCGACCAGTTGCAGGGAATTTTGTACGCGGTGGTGCCAATTCGCATGACGGTTGTGGCGTTGGGGGGGGGAGGTTTGCTAGTCTATGCCCCTGTTGCTCCTACCCAGGAATGTCTGTCCCTGTTACAGCCCTTGATCGATCGTTACGGTGACGTCAAGCACATCATACTGCCTACCACTTCGGGGTTAGAGCACAAGGTATATTTACCCGCTTTTCGCCGCCGCTTTCCCCAGGCGCAGGTATGGTTAGCCCCAGGGCAGTGGAGTTTTCCCATCAATTTGCCCAGCAGTTGGTTGGGCATACAAGGGGAAGTGATTAGGGAGGGGGTTACACCTTGGGGGACAGAATTTGACCATGCAATTTTGCAGATTGATTTGGGTAAGGGCAATTTCGCGGAGATAGCCCTGTATCACAAACCGACGCGCAGTCTCTTGCTGACGGATTTGGTGATTGCCTTTAGCCTGGAGCCACCGGAAATTCTCACGGTTGACCCTTTTCCTCTCCTGTTCCACAGCCGTGACACTGCTGCTGAGATGCCTACGGATACCCCTGAACACCGCCGCAAGGGTTGGCATCGGATTGCTTTGTTTGCCACCTATTTCCGTCCCGCTGCTGTACAATCCCTCTCCCTGTGGGCAACTGTCAAGCAAGCCCTTAGCTCCCCCGATCGTTCTCCCCGTAACTACTTTGGTCTCTATCCTTTCCGCTGGCAACACAATTGGGAGGAGTCTTTCTATCACCTGTGGGGGGGCGGCAGACCGATCGTGGCTCCTATTCTGCAAGAGTTAATATTGCCCCAAGCTCCCTATGCTGTGAAAAATTGGCTTGATCGGGTATGTCAGTGGGATTTTACCCAGATCATTCCCTGTCACTTAAAGGCACCCATCCCTGCTACTGCACAAGATTTGCGTCAAGCCTTTGAGAATACCAAGTTGCCAGACTCTGACACTAAATTTGTCATGGAATTGGAAGCGTTTCTAGTAGAAAAAGGGATTGCTAGACCAAGACCGAAGTCTTAA